In Herpetosiphonaceae bacterium, the sequence GCCGTCCCTCGGCGTCCGGCAGCCAGAGCTGGCTCAGCGTCGGCAGCATCTCGGTGATCGTGATCGATGCCGTTGGCCCGCCCTGCTCCATGGTCCGGCGCACGGCTTTCGCCAGGATGTTGACTAGAATCGGGCTGTCGAAGTCGACATAAAACGGCTTGCGCTCGATCGAGGCTTTAACGAAGACCTGACGCGGCAGATCATGCTGGCGCGCCCAGCGCCGCGCGGCGAGAAAACGCTCGGCCTCGGCCTTGATCCGGGCGAACGGCAAGGCACCCGGATCGAAGCGCCACGTCTCGCGGGCGACGACGAGCCGATCGATCGTCACGCGCGGTGTGTGCAGGCCGGGGCTGAGGATCTTAAAGCCATCGACGATCTCCAGCGATACAATGTCGGCGAAGAACTCCACGATGTCGAAGCGCTGCCGTCCGTCGCGGGTGCGAACCTCTAGCCCGCGCTCGGTCTTTGCCACAACCAGCGCGCCGATCGGCAGGACACGGGCCTCTGGTGGAGCGCAGGCGTCGTTGGTGAAGGCCAGCCGAACATCGCGCGCTGCGATGAGATCCGGGCGGGTGCGCGAGGTAATCTCCTTCCAGGTGCGCGGCGTGATCGGCACAATTCGTGGTTCGGGCAAGTCTCGCTCGACCGCCGCGAATAGCTCGGCTGGCGATGGATGCTGCTCGATGAAGAACGAGCCGCGCAGCGTGTTGGATGCCAGGTGCAGCTCGCCCATGACGAAGTGATACTCGTCGCGCTGAATCGCCTCCGGGCTTGCGGCTGCGATCATCACGTCGGGGCTGTGGTACCGCGCGCTCTGCCAGCCTGGGCCGGGCGCATCGAATGCGGCGGCAACCGCCGATTGCAGCGCCGCGCTGGTATAGTCCACCTGCCGCTGGTCGTCAGGAAGCGCGAGGATCGCCGCCCAGCGCTCCTGGAACAGACGCATCACCGTTACGACCTGCGGCGCGTGATCGCCGAGCAGGCGGATCTGGACCTGCTGCCAGAAGCTCGCCATCTCGACGGTGCCCGATCCTGCATGCGGCGCAAGATCCGCGTAGATCTGATCGAAGGCCGCGCGGTAGATCTGCGCCGCCTGATACGTAAACCAGCGCGCGCTCGTCAGCAGCAGCGACAGCGGCGGCCCAAGCTCTGCCAGCAGCGCAGGTCCAAACGTCACATCGATGTCGCGCTGCGTATCCTCATACACCAGCGTCCGAGCGGCATAGGTCGCGCCCGCGCCTCTGGTCGCGGCCTCGCCGGTCAGTCGCGTAAAGGCGCTTGCCAGCGCATCCAGCGCCCGATCCACATCATCCGCGCTTCCGGCTGCCTGGGCAACGGCGTCGCGCAGCGTATCCAGCTCGTCGAGCGCGGCCAGCGCGGGTTGTCGCAGACGCTCCTCGCCGATGCGCTCAAGCAGCCGCCGCAGCGCATGCTCAGGCCGCGACGCGAACGGAATTTCCAGCTTCCACACGATCAGACCAAGCGTGCTGAGCTGATCGAGCAGCCTGTAGACCTCGGCGTCGCTCTTGACCTGGAGCGGATAGAGTCGGCGCAGGTCGGCGGCAATCGTTCGCGCCGCGCGCTCGCCATTACACGCCTCAAGCGCGGCTGCCTGCGCCGCCGAGAGCTTCGCCGGGCTTTTCGAGGGCCGGTAGAGCGTCGTGCCGCTGAGATCGATCGACGGTAAGCGCCGGGGCGCGAGCCAGGGACGGAGCCAGGTGTTGTTGCCGAGCGACTCGACGAGCGCGTCGATCGCCCACTGCTCGAAGGAAACCATGCGGCTTCTGAGAAGCTGCGGGCCGGGCCGTACGCTGGCAATCGCGCCATCCGAGGCCAATCTCGCCCAGCCAACCGGGCCGAAGAAGCCGATCGTATCGTTTTTGACGCAGTAGCGCTGGAGGTAGTTCGCGATCAGCTCCTCGTGCTGGCGCATCTTCGAGCTGCGCGTGGCCGATCGAGCCGCTGATTGCAGCGTCGCGACCACCGTATGCAGCGCGTGCCGGTTTTGCCAGAGCAGCGCCTCGCGAAACTGCTCGCTCGCGGTAACG encodes:
- a CDS encoding lantibiotic dehydratase, whose product is MTERPQDTTETQAIASQPKAHASGADSPLAEHLIRLPGEHWALWRWSGLRGAGFPAANVLDLADDVCAARADQLIDAEERVEQAYTAALVVVNRALDALRAADSWDNSELRMPLIEARQTLKRGQLPEPQAVPASIAAEIATLRAAREQLDRHRAAFDSAFAATVDGITQTLADVTASEQFREALLWQNRHALHTVVATLQSAARSATRSSKMRQHEELIANYLQRYCVKNDTIGFFGPVGWARLASDGAIASVRPGPQLLRSRMVSFEQWAIDALVESLGNNTWLRPWLAPRRLPSIDLSGTTLYRPSKSPAKLSAAQAAALEACNGERAARTIAADLRRLYPLQVKSDAEVYRLLDQLSTLGLIVWKLEIPFASRPEHALRRLLERIGEERLRQPALAALDELDTLRDAVAQAAGSADDVDRALDALASAFTRLTGEAATRGAGATYAARTLVYEDTQRDIDVTFGPALLAELGPPLSLLLTSARWFTYQAAQIYRAAFDQIYADLAPHAGSGTVEMASFWQQVQIRLLGDHAPQVVTVMRLFQERWAAILALPDDQRQVDYTSAALQSAVAAAFDAPGPGWQSARYHSPDVMIAAASPEAIQRDEYHFVMGELHLASNTLRGSFFIEQHPSPAELFAAVERDLPEPRIVPITPRTWKEITSRTRPDLIAARDVRLAFTNDACAPPEARVLPIGALVVAKTERGLEVRTRDGRQRFDIVEFFADIVSLEIVDGFKILSPGLHTPRVTIDRLVVARETWRFDPGALPFARIKAEAERFLAARRWARQHDLPRQVFVKASIERKPFYVDFDSPILVNILAKAVRRTMEQGGPTASITITEMLPTLSQLWLPDAEGRRYTSELRIVAVDQADDQAYSDGRRL